Proteins encoded by one window of Candidatus Ozemobacteraceae bacterium:
- a CDS encoding efflux RND transporter permease subunit yields the protein MSSHLSATPQEETSLQTVLPRFFVRSRQVAWVLLISVLLWGVYGYFGMPQRKDPEIPVHLAVAITAWPGASAEKIEQLVTRRIETKVAENAWVETIESTSRTNVSIVFVTLDKRLAETGREFDDIALKLNAVPLPAGAGPINFIRDFGDTSALMLTVASPLVDEKEIEVRARFLQDEILSLRAGTSSTERVSAVLCLPHFPVRDFLARPVQLFAQFLQEKARATDIRTFEIAGMVGADFSSPLPDERLNELIKAFLEDNMRWPELSLEAWEPFLVRDPAATREAMAAVAGPKFSYRQLDTMTELIEKNLKTLPQVSKVNRVGLLQEAIYLVFKQERLAAHGLKLADLPALLEARNRLQPGGMLSIADRNIMIEGSGAFQTPEELGNVLLSVGNSGTPLYLRDLFEQFRGYQDPPRFLNYLSKPDARGTWKRFPAVTIAVQMRPGEKIGRFGAEIDRVLESLRQQLPAELILERTSDQPVQVSENIHLFLKSLIEAVILVVLISWIGFWDWRTALLLAASIPLTLAMTFGMMHLLRIDLQQVSIASLIIALGLLVDVPVVAGDSIKRLLGNGVPSSQACWLGPSRLNKALFFATLTNIVAYLPFLMLSGNVGRFLYSLPVVITCSLIAANIVSLTFVPLVSRSLLRPVPEPSIAELRKSPLYAAYGRLMETAVAHRKKVLLLALSLLVPGAIAFSSLPRQFFAKDLSYLSYVDVWLPDDAPLSATNEIAAKAEKVIRDTAEKWGAEHPGMSGATGRVLANLTTFVGGGGPRFWFSVSPELQQLNYAQILVEVTDKHVTRFLVPRLQEALSEQVPGARFDVRQLETGEPVGVPVSLRIFGQDLTELRERAAGLKKLLSACPFSERVRDNWGTPNLTLSLETLGDRANLSGITHLDVTSAAAIAVNGFPLTKYREGDREIPVIARSALEQRAHLSDLENLYVFSLLTNQRQPLGQVANLQYRLKPEKIQRRNQFRCVTVSCFPAEGYLPSQVIAWLRPGLASFAESLPLGYRLEIAGEQEKQDKGFRELAVVLGVSVCMIYLALVFQFSHALKPLIVFGAIPFGMLGAVLILLWQGAPFGFMAFLGVASLIGVIVSHIIVLFDFIEEERERGAGLEDALLDAGIMRLRPVMITVAATLIALLPLARHGGPLWEPLCYAQIGGLAVATLVTLLLVPTLYAVFVRDLGLVEWPEPGKENRQE from the coding sequence ATGTCATCGCATCTCTCCGCCACTCCTCAGGAGGAAACGTCGCTCCAGACGGTCCTTCCCCGGTTTTTTGTCCGGTCCAGGCAGGTCGCCTGGGTTCTGCTGATCTCGGTCCTGCTCTGGGGGGTCTACGGATATTTCGGCATGCCCCAGCGCAAGGATCCGGAAATCCCGGTCCATCTCGCGGTCGCCATCACGGCCTGGCCCGGGGCGTCGGCAGAGAAGATCGAACAACTGGTGACCAGGCGGATCGAGACGAAGGTCGCCGAGAACGCGTGGGTCGAAACCATCGAATCGACGTCGCGCACGAACGTGTCGATCGTGTTCGTGACCCTCGACAAAAGGCTTGCCGAGACGGGCAGGGAGTTCGACGACATCGCGCTCAAGCTGAACGCCGTTCCCCTTCCGGCCGGGGCAGGGCCGATCAATTTCATCAGGGATTTCGGCGACACGTCGGCGCTGATGCTGACCGTCGCGAGCCCCCTCGTCGACGAAAAAGAGATCGAGGTCCGCGCCCGGTTTCTCCAGGATGAAATCCTGAGCCTGCGGGCTGGCACCTCCTCGACCGAGAGGGTTTCCGCCGTGCTGTGCCTGCCGCATTTTCCCGTGCGGGATTTCCTGGCCCGGCCGGTTCAGCTGTTCGCTCAATTTCTGCAGGAGAAAGCCCGGGCGACGGATATTCGTACGTTCGAGATCGCCGGCATGGTGGGGGCCGATTTTTCCAGCCCGCTGCCCGACGAACGGCTCAATGAGCTGATCAAGGCGTTTCTCGAGGACAACATGCGGTGGCCGGAACTCTCGCTCGAAGCCTGGGAGCCGTTCCTCGTGCGTGACCCCGCCGCGACGCGTGAAGCCATGGCCGCGGTGGCAGGGCCGAAGTTTTCATATAGACAGCTCGATACCATGACCGAGCTGATCGAAAAAAACCTCAAGACGCTGCCGCAGGTCTCGAAGGTCAACCGGGTCGGTCTGCTCCAGGAGGCGATCTACCTGGTCTTCAAGCAGGAACGGCTTGCCGCCCACGGGCTCAAACTCGCCGATCTCCCTGCGTTGCTCGAGGCCAGGAACCGCCTTCAGCCGGGGGGCATGCTGAGTATCGCCGACCGCAACATCATGATCGAGGGATCGGGCGCCTTCCAGACCCCGGAGGAGCTCGGCAATGTGCTCCTGTCGGTCGGGAACTCCGGAACGCCGCTCTATCTGCGCGATCTGTTCGAGCAGTTCCGCGGCTACCAGGACCCGCCCAGATTCCTGAACTATCTCTCGAAGCCCGATGCGCGGGGCACATGGAAGCGGTTCCCCGCCGTCACGATCGCCGTGCAGATGCGTCCCGGCGAAAAGATCGGCCGGTTCGGCGCCGAGATAGACAGGGTGCTCGAATCCCTCCGCCAGCAACTTCCGGCCGAGCTGATTCTCGAGCGGACCTCGGATCAGCCGGTCCAGGTCAGCGAAAACATCCATCTGTTCCTCAAGAGTCTGATCGAAGCCGTCATCCTGGTGGTCCTGATCTCCTGGATCGGGTTCTGGGACTGGCGGACCGCGCTGCTGCTGGCCGCATCCATCCCCCTCACGCTGGCGATGACCTTCGGCATGATGCACCTGCTGCGCATCGATCTCCAGCAGGTGTCGATCGCCTCGCTGATCATCGCGCTGGGCCTGCTTGTCGACGTCCCTGTCGTGGCGGGCGATTCGATCAAGCGGCTGCTGGGAAACGGCGTTCCGTCTTCCCAGGCCTGCTGGCTCGGTCCCTCGCGGCTCAACAAGGCGCTGTTCTTCGCCACCCTCACGAACATCGTGGCGTATCTGCCGTTTTTGATGCTGTCCGGCAACGTCGGTCGGTTCCTGTACAGCCTGCCCGTCGTCATCACCTGCTCACTTATAGCTGCTAATATTGTATCGCTGACGTTCGTTCCGCTGGTCAGTCGCTCGCTGCTGCGCCCCGTGCCCGAGCCGTCGATCGCCGAGTTGCGGAAATCCCCGCTGTATGCGGCATACGGGCGGCTCATGGAGACGGCCGTCGCCCACCGGAAGAAAGTCCTGCTGCTTGCGCTCAGCCTCCTGGTGCCCGGTGCGATCGCCTTTTCGAGCCTTCCGCGGCAGTTCTTCGCGAAGGACCTCTCGTATCTGAGTTACGTCGACGTCTGGCTTCCGGATGACGCGCCGCTTTCCGCGACGAACGAGATCGCCGCGAAGGCGGAGAAGGTCATCCGTGACACGGCGGAAAAGTGGGGAGCGGAACATCCCGGCATGAGCGGAGCCACGGGGCGGGTGTTGGCGAATCTGACGACGTTCGTCGGCGGAGGCGGACCCAGGTTCTGGTTCTCCGTCTCGCCCGAACTGCAGCAGCTCAACTACGCCCAGATTCTCGTCGAAGTCACCGACAAGCACGTCACCCGGTTCCTGGTGCCGCGTCTGCAGGAAGCCCTGTCGGAGCAGGTTCCGGGCGCCCGCTTCGATGTCCGGCAGCTGGAAACCGGCGAACCCGTCGGAGTGCCCGTTTCCCTGCGTATCTTCGGGCAGGATCTCACGGAGCTGCGCGAACGAGCGGCGGGCCTCAAAAAACTGCTCTCCGCATGCCCGTTCTCGGAGCGCGTCCGAGACAACTGGGGAACGCCCAATCTGACGCTCTCGCTCGAAACGCTCGGCGACCGGGCCAACCTCTCCGGCATCACGCATCTCGACGTGACATCGGCGGCGGCGATCGCGGTGAACGGCTTTCCCCTGACGAAATACCGGGAAGGCGACAGGGAAATCCCGGTCATAGCCCGCTCCGCCCTTGAGCAGAGGGCCCACCTCTCGGATCTCGAAAACCTGTATGTGTTCTCGCTCCTGACGAACCAGCGGCAGCCGCTCGGCCAGGTCGCCAATCTCCAATACCGGCTGAAGCCCGAGAAGATTCAGCGGCGCAACCAGTTCCGGTGCGTGACCGTCTCGTGCTTCCCGGCGGAAGGCTATCTGCCCTCGCAGGTGATCGCGTGGCTCCGGCCCGGGCTGGCTTCGTTCGCCGAATCCCTTCCCTTGGGATATCGCCTTGAAATCGCCGGCGAACAGGAAAAGCAGGATAAGGGGTTCCGGGAACTGGCGGTCGTGCTCGGCGTCTCAGTCTGCATGATCTACCTGGCGCTCGTGTTCCAGTTTTCCCACGCGCTGAAGCCGCTCATCGTGTTCGGGGCGATCCCGTTCGGAATGCTGGGCGCCGTCCTGATACTGCTCTGGCAGGGCGCACCGTTCGGATTCATGGCGTTTCTTGGGGTCGCCAGCCTGATCGGGGTCATCGTCAGCCACATCATCGTGCTGTTCGACTTTATCGAGGAGGAACGCGAACGCGGCGCCGGCCTGGAGGACGCCCTGCTCGACGCTGGCATCATGCGGCTGAGACCCGTCATGATCACGGTCGCGGCGACCCTCATCGCCCTGCTGCCGCTCGCCAGGCACGGCGGCCCCCTCTGGGAACCCCTCTGTTACGCCCAGATCGGCGGCCTCGCTGTCGCAACGCTGGTCACGCTTCTGCTGGTTCCGACCCTGTATGCCGTGTTTGTCAGGGATCTCGGCCTCGTCGAGTGGCCGGAGCCGGGAAAAGAGAACCGGCAGGAATGA
- the aspS gene encoding aspartate--tRNA ligase has protein sequence MHTYRSHTCGELRDTHIGQQVRLSGWIQRKRDLGGMLFADLRDNYGLTQIVAQPGTPVHAQLDATRVESVITIDGTVRTRGEGNINTRMPTGAVEVEISTLTVQGPAEVLPFPIVDDTTAPEATRLSYRFLDLRRNKLHQNILLRSRVISSIRRRMTELGFNEFQTPILTSSSPEGARDYLVPSRLYPGKFYALPQAPQQFKQLLMVSGFDRYFQIAPCFRDEDARADRSPGEFYQLDVEMSFVTQDDVFDAVGKVIHGVFTEFSDWQSTPLPFPRIPYAEAMRTYGSDKPDLRFGLKIQDVSDIFATSGFKAFESVVAGNGAVRAICVPGIADKSRKFFDDLEALAKEAGAKGLATLHYTAGGEIKGTLSKPLTDGVKQALRERMAVEAGSSLLFVADQPTAASIVLGKIRVKLADLLDLRRKNCYEFCWITDFPMFERDPETNEIVFSHNPFSMPQGGLEALLTKDPLTINAYQYDIVCNGVELSSGAIRNHRPDIMYKAFEIAGYSKEQVDAKFGGMIRAFTYGAPPHGGIAPGIDRIVMLLANEPNIREVISFPMNQNAMDLLMGAPCEATEKQLRELHLTINYPEKTDKA, from the coding sequence ATGCATACGTATCGTTCACACACCTGCGGCGAACTCCGGGACACGCACATCGGACAGCAGGTTCGGCTGTCGGGCTGGATCCAGCGCAAGCGCGACCTCGGCGGCATGCTGTTCGCCGACCTGCGCGACAATTACGGCCTCACCCAGATCGTGGCACAGCCGGGCACGCCGGTGCATGCCCAGCTCGACGCGACACGGGTTGAGTCGGTCATCACGATCGACGGCACGGTCCGCACGCGCGGCGAGGGGAACATCAACACCCGCATGCCGACAGGCGCGGTCGAGGTCGAAATCTCGACCCTCACGGTGCAGGGACCGGCCGAGGTGCTTCCGTTCCCGATCGTCGACGACACGACGGCCCCCGAGGCGACGCGCCTTTCCTACCGGTTCCTCGACCTACGCCGCAACAAGTTGCACCAGAATATCCTGCTGCGCTCGAGGGTCATTTCAAGTATCCGGCGCCGCATGACAGAGCTCGGCTTCAACGAGTTCCAGACGCCGATCCTCACCAGCAGCTCTCCGGAAGGCGCCCGCGACTACCTCGTGCCCAGCCGATTATATCCTGGAAAATTTTATGCCCTGCCCCAGGCGCCGCAGCAGTTCAAGCAACTGCTGATGGTCAGCGGCTTCGACCGCTACTTCCAGATTGCGCCCTGCTTCCGCGACGAGGACGCGCGCGCCGACCGGTCGCCGGGCGAGTTCTATCAACTCGACGTCGAGATGTCGTTCGTCACGCAGGACGACGTGTTCGACGCCGTCGGCAAGGTCATCCACGGTGTGTTCACCGAGTTCTCCGACTGGCAGTCGACGCCCCTGCCTTTCCCGCGCATCCCGTATGCCGAGGCCATGCGCACGTACGGCAGCGACAAGCCCGACCTGCGGTTCGGGCTGAAGATCCAGGATGTGTCCGACATCTTCGCGACGTCGGGCTTCAAGGCGTTTGAGTCGGTCGTGGCCGGGAACGGCGCCGTGCGCGCAATCTGCGTGCCGGGTATTGCCGACAAGTCGCGCAAGTTCTTCGACGATCTCGAGGCGCTCGCGAAGGAGGCCGGGGCCAAGGGCCTCGCCACGCTGCATTACACGGCCGGCGGCGAGATCAAGGGCACGCTGTCCAAACCGCTCACGGACGGCGTCAAGCAGGCGCTGCGCGAGCGCATGGCCGTGGAAGCCGGCTCGTCGCTGCTGTTCGTGGCCGACCAGCCGACCGCCGCGTCCATCGTGCTCGGCAAGATTCGCGTGAAGCTCGCCGACCTGCTCGACCTGCGCCGCAAGAACTGCTACGAGTTCTGCTGGATCACCGACTTCCCGATGTTCGAGCGCGATCCCGAGACGAACGAGATCGTCTTCAGCCATAACCCCTTCTCGATGCCCCAGGGCGGCCTCGAAGCGCTTCTGACCAAGGACCCGCTGACGATCAACGCGTATCAATACGATATCGTATGTAACGGCGTCGAGCTGTCGAGCGGCGCGATCCGCAACCACCGGCCCGACATCATGTACAAGGCGTTCGAGATCGCCGGCTACTCGAAGGAGCAGGTCGACGCCAAATTCGGCGGCATGATCCGCGCCTTCACTTACGGCGCCCCGCCGCACGGCGGCATCGCCCCCGGCATCGATCGCATCGTCATGCTGCTCGCCAACGAACCGAACATCCGCGAGGTCATCTCTTTCCCGATGAACCAGAACGCGATGGACCTGCTGATGGGCGCCCCCTGCGAGGCCACCGAGAAGCAGCTCCGCGAGCTCCACCTCACGATCAACTACCCGGAAAAAACCGACAAGGCCTGA
- a CDS encoding SpoIIE family protein phosphatase, which yields MIDPGTSDVAPGMVKRFGPTLRWLGHVLVFFAIPLLIVAAGIGRTWDREERMALERAFTRIDQQILLMRKRGDTRVYLGEQFQALRRVLKNAPPEEFSKTASKAMHALSARFPGLLRLVIVDRNGRRIAPELTPSVGPAIAARLFEVFGEGNRRAAAKKHKAVLKGYLGPAVNLEERLDDHQAKLIDADPTGKWRWLVHCGGDWGIFCAHIRHTAAWNQLAYRDQTRQLRIFRPHRVIDLGIADLRGQDIIPSDVSAGLRVFRRNMQAHHVLPASLVALHQLDAGIFLWGTMARSELPDFQSKRVWLSLFLAGVFGLLATISARFMLGNTEFVLPIRSRLLLLFAFAGGVPMTLIGFVEWDALAELERRRTQEASVAMERQLHALDGQYADLRRDIERQLEALLSPRNRGRLDRQESWRKLMEGVVRQINPFELIVYDKLGQPQIKYQTYGNPQWQEKEIKDERGAKVLGSLIRRMISLLDQTDPGLEDELVLSLAESVAGEEMPIGDLASALGKVFEFSIFREQRWLFLYPLTEDTPRNRTSSSDATVAEWRGAGGKIDRVFAAAWKRDLLERFFLVRSIPSFERRFPGIRVMGWSPNQPSNPIPQKSPLYKPLRPFLARLEILGGSQFGELQNRNGNRLLVAGIKPRLLSDHLLVAVRDDRFIHAERQQLIRNLVAFSATLFAIILFLGFILSKRLLQPIGELTGGIEAIARRDFSHRLPEADPDELGRLSQAFNQMMEGLSDLAVGRIVQEHLFPKEQLTIGPYRVFGRSHPASELGGDYFEIKQLSDDRALIIIGDVSGHGVGAAMVMAMAKIMVEHCLPDFQLARFTTTFNDSLFRVMKRKRMMSSLLAILDTRRHVLELINAGHNFPYVIRNHAKLLEHIGNSYPLGSRAKLSPTVVEIPINPGDTLLFYTDGLIETDTGSDQLGYEKVATALPGLVVEDLEQSCTAIYAWNRRQAVRPQQDDDITLLLIKRE from the coding sequence TTGATCGACCCAGGAACATCCGATGTTGCCCCGGGGATGGTGAAGCGTTTCGGGCCGACCCTCCGCTGGCTTGGCCACGTTCTCGTGTTCTTCGCCATTCCTCTGCTGATCGTGGCGGCAGGAATCGGCCGAACATGGGACCGTGAGGAGCGGATGGCTCTCGAGCGTGCTTTCACACGCATCGACCAACAGATTCTGCTGATGCGAAAGCGCGGTGACACCCGGGTTTATCTCGGCGAACAGTTCCAAGCCCTTCGCAGGGTCTTGAAGAACGCACCCCCTGAGGAGTTTTCCAAGACAGCCAGCAAGGCGATGCACGCCCTTTCCGCCCGTTTTCCCGGTCTGCTTCGCCTGGTGATCGTCGATCGGAACGGACGTCGGATCGCCCCCGAGCTCACCCCGTCGGTCGGCCCCGCCATCGCAGCGCGCCTGTTCGAGGTTTTCGGCGAAGGGAACCGACGGGCTGCGGCGAAGAAGCACAAGGCCGTTCTGAAGGGGTATCTGGGGCCGGCCGTCAATCTCGAGGAACGGCTGGACGACCACCAGGCAAAGCTCATTGACGCCGATCCGACGGGAAAATGGCGTTGGCTTGTCCATTGCGGTGGTGACTGGGGAATTTTTTGCGCTCACATCCGTCACACCGCGGCTTGGAACCAACTCGCATATCGCGATCAGACCCGACAGCTCCGAATCTTTCGCCCACATCGCGTCATCGATCTCGGAATTGCCGATCTTCGAGGCCAAGATATCATTCCTTCCGACGTTTCGGCCGGTCTCCGCGTCTTCCGGCGGAACATGCAGGCCCACCATGTCCTGCCGGCGTCCCTGGTAGCCCTGCATCAGCTCGACGCGGGAATCTTCCTGTGGGGAACCATGGCCCGAAGCGAGCTTCCCGACTTCCAGTCGAAACGGGTATGGCTTTCTCTTTTTCTGGCCGGGGTCTTCGGACTTCTGGCTACGATTTCGGCCCGCTTCATGCTCGGGAATACGGAATTCGTCCTTCCCATCCGGTCACGCCTTCTCCTGCTCTTCGCCTTTGCCGGCGGGGTCCCCATGACCCTGATCGGCTTCGTGGAATGGGATGCTCTCGCGGAACTCGAGCGAAGGCGCACCCAGGAAGCTTCCGTTGCTATGGAACGCCAGTTGCACGCACTCGACGGCCAGTATGCCGACCTGCGAAGGGATATCGAGCGTCAACTCGAGGCCCTGCTGAGCCCACGCAATCGCGGGCGACTCGATCGCCAGGAATCCTGGCGAAAATTGATGGAGGGCGTGGTTCGTCAGATCAACCCCTTTGAACTGATCGTGTATGACAAGCTCGGCCAGCCCCAAATCAAATACCAAACCTATGGGAATCCCCAATGGCAGGAAAAGGAAATCAAGGATGAACGCGGGGCCAAGGTTCTCGGATCACTGATCCGGAGAATGATTTCCTTGCTCGATCAAACAGATCCGGGACTCGAAGACGAGTTGGTGCTTTCCCTCGCCGAGAGCGTTGCCGGCGAGGAAATGCCGATCGGCGACCTAGCGTCCGCTCTCGGAAAGGTGTTCGAGTTTTCGATCTTCAGGGAACAACGGTGGCTCTTCCTTTATCCCCTGACGGAGGATACACCTCGAAATAGAACATCTTCATCTGACGCGACCGTGGCCGAGTGGCGTGGTGCGGGCGGCAAGATCGATCGCGTGTTCGCCGCCGCATGGAAGCGAGATCTCCTTGAACGATTCTTTCTCGTACGTTCCATCCCCTCCTTCGAACGACGGTTTCCCGGAATCCGCGTCATGGGCTGGTCACCGAACCAGCCCTCCAACCCGATTCCTCAGAAGAGCCCTCTTTATAAACCTCTTCGTCCATTCCTCGCGCGGCTCGAAATTCTCGGAGGCTCGCAATTCGGCGAGCTTCAAAACCGGAACGGAAATCGCCTCCTCGTGGCCGGCATCAAACCCCGCCTGCTTTCCGACCATCTCCTGGTCGCGGTCCGCGACGATCGGTTCATCCATGCCGAGCGACAACAGCTGATTCGTAACCTGGTCGCGTTCTCCGCGACCCTGTTCGCGATCATCCTGTTCCTCGGCTTCATTCTGTCGAAACGACTTCTCCAGCCGATCGGCGAACTGACTGGCGGTATCGAGGCGATCGCTCGCCGCGATTTCAGCCACCGCCTGCCTGAGGCCGATCCGGACGAACTCGGGAGGCTATCCCAGGCATTCAACCAGATGATGGAGGGACTCTCAGATCTGGCGGTCGGTCGCATCGTCCAGGAACACCTGTTCCCAAAGGAGCAGCTGACGATCGGACCCTACCGGGTCTTCGGACGCAGCCATCCCGCATCGGAGCTAGGGGGCGACTATTTCGAGATCAAACAGCTCTCCGATGATCGGGCGCTCATCATCATTGGCGACGTCAGCGGACACGGCGTGGGCGCTGCGATGGTGATGGCGATGGCAAAGATCATGGTCGAGCACTGTCTTCCGGATTTTCAGCTTGCGCGATTCACCACCACCTTCAATGATTCCCTCTTCCGGGTGATGAAGCGCAAACGTATGATGAGCAGCCTCCTGGCAATTCTGGACACGCGGCGCCATGTTCTCGAATTGATCAATGCGGGACACAATTTCCCGTATGTGATCCGAAACCATGCGAAGCTGCTCGAACATATCGGGAACAGTTATCCGCTCGGGAGCCGGGCAAAGTTGTCTCCAACGGTTGTCGAGATCCCGATCAACCCCGGGGATACCCTCCTGTTCTACACCGATGGCCTGATTGAAACCGATACGGGGTCCGACCAGCTGGGATACGAGAAGGTCGCGACGGCCCTCCCGGGTCTGGTCGTGGAAGACCTGGAGCAATCCTGTACGGCGATTTACGCCTGGAACCGCCGCCAGGCGGTCCGGCCGCAACAGGACGACGACATCACCCTGCTTTTGATAAAGCGTGAATAG
- a CDS encoding prepilin-type N-terminal cleavage/methylation domain-containing protein produces the protein MMRTFRSPKGFTLIELLVAVICLALLLLSAFQIFLTGTRTSLVGMLQVETTMEARRVLRQIHADLKAACMPFDDGPIEWNLKDLLFSSPDSSGITYRFHAFPRHAPLDKTITIEPSGLRPHLANFITYRLRQKKPGDPRKELIREERPHPATGQAPRTTVLSDRVNHFEIQIVDFQGIAPRSAFFVTLQLVDTIDTGALNRLDPTSLSKPRGVVLADYSEMVAPTFISSMLAQEGVNRTWYSELRGPP, from the coding sequence ATGATGAGAACCTTTCGATCCCCAAAAGGATTCACCCTCATCGAGTTGCTGGTCGCGGTGATCTGCCTAGCTCTCCTTCTGCTTTCCGCCTTCCAGATATTCCTTACCGGAACCCGGACGTCGCTGGTCGGCATGCTTCAGGTCGAGACCACGATGGAAGCTCGACGGGTTCTCCGTCAGATCCACGCCGATCTCAAGGCCGCCTGCATGCCGTTCGATGACGGACCGATCGAATGGAATCTCAAGGATCTGCTTTTCTCGTCGCCGGATTCATCGGGCATCACATACCGGTTCCATGCCTTTCCCCGACACGCTCCCCTCGATAAGACGATTACAATAGAACCCTCAGGCCTTCGTCCGCATCTGGCCAATTTCATCACGTACCGATTGCGGCAGAAGAAGCCGGGAGACCCCCGGAAAGAGCTGATTCGGGAAGAGCGACCGCATCCGGCCACCGGACAAGCCCCGCGGACGACCGTCCTTTCCGACCGGGTCAATCATTTCGAGATTCAGATCGTCGATTTTCAGGGAATCGCTCCGAGATCGGCCTTTTTCGTAACCCTTCAACTCGTCGACACCATCGATACCGGGGCTCTCAATCGTCTCGACCCGACGAGCCTCAGCAAGCCACGCGGCGTCGTCCTGGCCGATTACTCCGAAATGGTCGCCCCCACGTTCATATCCTCGATGCTGGCACAGGAAGGGGTCAACCGCACCTGGTATTCGGAACTCAGAGGACCGCCTTGA
- a CDS encoding RNA polymerase sigma factor, whose translation MPDGTSHSPDLELIAQVLAGHRESFDPLVVRHLHSVQAYLRGFGHPPDRLDDLLQETFLRAFRYLASYQTSRPFLGWLLGIARNLSRDLNKPTYILTEMQILSERASTGPAVEDTALAGVEVEALLAPLTEADRLLIELRIFQGLSYREIGELVDQTEPHVRVRFHRILARLRAIVRERRRLASHD comes from the coding sequence ATGCCTGATGGAACTTCACACTCGCCCGATCTCGAGCTGATCGCGCAGGTTCTTGCCGGGCACCGGGAGTCGTTCGACCCCCTCGTCGTCCGGCATTTACATTCGGTTCAAGCCTATCTTCGCGGATTCGGACATCCCCCCGATCGCCTTGACGACCTGCTTCAGGAGACCTTCCTCCGGGCTTTTCGATATCTGGCTTCCTACCAGACGTCCCGCCCATTCCTCGGATGGCTGTTGGGAATCGCACGGAATTTGTCCCGTGACCTCAACAAACCCACCTATATCCTGACGGAAATGCAAATTCTCTCCGAGCGTGCTTCGACCGGGCCTGCCGTGGAAGATACCGCGCTGGCGGGTGTCGAGGTCGAGGCGCTCCTGGCGCCTCTTACGGAGGCCGATCGCCTTCTCATCGAGCTTCGCATTTTTCAAGGGTTGTCCTACCGCGAGATCGGCGAATTGGTCGATCAAACGGAACCCCACGTTCGCGTTCGCTTTCATCGAATTCTGGCCCGCCTGAGAGCCATCGTCCGTGAACGCCGGAGGCTTGCCTCGCATGACTGA